Proteins from one Oenanthe melanoleuca isolate GR-GAL-2019-014 chromosome 1, OMel1.0, whole genome shotgun sequence genomic window:
- the SPART gene encoding spartin isoform X2, whose protein sequence is MFSLKSTVKSFLLFQVLCQPSALFGVMEQLRDPVTQEDANIKAISEEYRKAFIFVNKGLNTDELGQREEARSYYEQGLDHLLRGVSIPSEGPACVGSQWESARQMQQKMRETLQNVRARLGSLEQNTPPVQASPARMDTPPGVPKLYPSIPSKEKPERPPPPNSLMVPSQPPAADGSVAAVSQGQIPAMSPSSAKPLCLPNEAPPAYTPQATNGHFTVSYGTDSGEFSSVSEDYYSNKCTQPPPLENLGVDADELILIPQGVQIFFVTPDGQVSAPSYPGYLRIVKFLDTDSEAARNRPPAFLQVCDWLYPLMCTQSPVLCCNTGVYMFPDTMSQIPGSYVGVVLSSELPAADRELFEDLLKQMSDLRIQPSEASSDAVHLPQTVHIQPQPEEAEDQKELPEWSEKVAHGILSGASWVSWGLMKGAEYTGKAIHKGASKLREHIQPEEKPVEVNPTVAKGLHVAKQATGGAVKVSQFLVEGVCSIASCVGKELAPHVKKHGSKLVPESLKKDKDGKSTFDGALVVAASGVQGFSTVWQGLESAAKCIAKSVSTETVKTVKYKYGEDAGHATDNAMNSAINVGVTAFNIENIGIKSVVKRTAKETGHAVLDEYKVLDNEKKGKK, encoded by the exons ATGTTTAGCTTGAAATCTACTGTGAagtccttcctccttttccaagTGCTCTGCCAACCAAGTGCATTATTTGGAG TAATGGAACAACTACGGGATCCGGTTACACAAGAAGATGCAAATATTAAAGCCATTAGTGAAGAGTACAGGAAAGCCTTTATTTTTGTCAATAAAGGACTGAATACAGATGAACTGGGTCAGAGGGAAGAGGCAAGAAGTTACTATGAGCAAGGGCTTGACCACTTGCTCCGAGGAGTTAGCATTCCATCCGAGGGTCCTGCGTGTGTAGGGTCCCAGTGGGAGTCTGCCAGGCAAATGCAGCAGAAGATGAGGGAGACCCTGCAGAATGTTCGTGCTCGACTCGGCAGTCTAGAGCAAAACACCCCACCAGTACAAGCATCTCCTGCTAGGATGGATACCCCTCCTGGGGTGCCCAAGTTATACCCCTCCATTCCTTCCAAAGAAAAGCCAGAAAGACCCCCTCCCCCTAATTCTCTGATGGTACCAAGTCAGCCGCCTGCAGCAGATGGAAGTGTTGCAGCTGTGAGTCAGGGGCAAATTCCAGCTATGAGTCCATCATCTGCAAAACCTCTTTGTCTGCCAAATGAAGCACCACCTGCCTATACTCCTCAAGCCACCAATGGCCACTTCACTGTATCCTATGGCACAGACTCTGGGGAGTTTTCTTCTGTCAGTGAGGACTACTACAGCAACAAATGCACTCAGCCACCTCCCCTGGAAAACCTGGGAGTGGATGCAGATGAGCTGATCTTAATTCCCCAAGGAGTACAGATATTTTTTGTGACTCCTGATGGGCAGGTTAGTGCTCCTTCGTATCCTGGATATCTGCGCATCGTGAAGTTCTTGGATACAGATAGTGAAGCTGCTCGGAATCGTCCACCAGCATTTCTTCAG GTTTGTGACTGGTTGTATCCTCTGATGTGTACCCAGTCTCCTGTTCTGTGCTGCAACACTGGGGTCTACATGTTCCCTGACACCATGTCCCAGATACCAGGGTCCTACGTGGGAGTCGTGCTGTCTTCAGAACTTCCTGCAGCTGACAGAGAGCTGTTTGAGGATCTCTTGAAACAAATGTCTGACCTACGTATCCAG CCTTCTGAAGCCTCTAGTGATGCAGTTCACTTGCCTCAGACTGTGCATATCCAGCCACAACCTGAAGAAGCAGAAGATCAGAAAGAGTTACCAGAATGGAGTGAGAAAGTTGCCCATGGAATCTTGTCAG GTGCATCTTGGGTAAGCTGGGGCCTAATGAAAGGAGCAGAATACACGGGTAAAGCTATTCACAAAGGAGCTTCTAAACTGCGAGAGCACATTCAACCAGAAGAAAAGCCTGTGGAAGTCAACCCAACTGTAGCAAAGGGACTTCACGTAGCAAAACAGGCTACTGGAGGAGCTGTGAAAGTCAGCCAGTTCTTAG TTGAAGGAGTGTGTTCTATAGCGAGCTGTGTTGGAAAGGAGCTGGCTCCACATGTGAAGAAACATGGCAGCAAATTAGTTCCAGAATCCCTAAAGAAAGATAAGGATGGCAAATCTACTTTTGATGGTGCTCTGGTTGTAGCAGCAAGCGGAGTTCAAG GTTTTTCAACAGTGTGGCAAGGTTTAGAAAGTGCAGCGAAGTGCATTGCTAAAAGTGTTTCAACTGAGACTGTAAAAACGGTCAAATACAA GTATGGAGAGGATGCTGGCCATGCTACAGACAATGCTATGAATTCTGCAATCAATGTTGGTGTTACAGCATTTAACATTGAAAATATTGGTATCAAATCTGTTGTAAAGAGAACTGCAAAGGAAACCGGACATGCTGTGCTAGATGAATATAAAGTATTagataatgagaaaaagggtaaaaaatga
- the SPART gene encoding spartin isoform X4, translated as MEQLRDPVTQEDANIKAISEEYRKAFIFVNKGLNTDELGQREEARSYYEQGLDHLLRGVSIPSEGPACVGSQWESARQMQQKMRETLQNVRARLGSLEQNTPPVQASPARMDTPPGVPKLYPSIPSKEKPERPPPPNSLMVPSQPPAADGSVAAVSQGQIPAMSPSSAKPLCLPNEAPPAYTPQATNGHFTVSYGTDSGEFSSVSEDYYSNKCTQPPPLENLGVDADELILIPQGVQIFFVTPDGQVSAPSYPGYLRIVKFLDTDSEAARNRPPAFLQVCDWLYPLMCTQSPVLCCNTGVYMFPDTMSQIPGSYVGVVLSSELPAADRELFEDLLKQMSDLRIQPSEASSDAVHLPQTVHIQPQPEEAEDQKELPEWSEKVAHGILSGASWVSWGLMKGAEYTGKAIHKGASKLREHIQPEEKPVEVNPTVAKGLHVAKQATGGAVKVSQFLVEGVCSIASCVGKELAPHVKKHGSKLVPESLKKDKDGKSTFDGALVVAASGVQGFSTVWQGLESAAKCIAKSVSTETVKTVKYKYGEDAGHATDNAMNSAINVGVTAFNIENIGIKSVVKRTAKETGHAVLDEYKVLDNEKKGKK; from the exons ATGGAACAACTACGGGATCCGGTTACACAAGAAGATGCAAATATTAAAGCCATTAGTGAAGAGTACAGGAAAGCCTTTATTTTTGTCAATAAAGGACTGAATACAGATGAACTGGGTCAGAGGGAAGAGGCAAGAAGTTACTATGAGCAAGGGCTTGACCACTTGCTCCGAGGAGTTAGCATTCCATCCGAGGGTCCTGCGTGTGTAGGGTCCCAGTGGGAGTCTGCCAGGCAAATGCAGCAGAAGATGAGGGAGACCCTGCAGAATGTTCGTGCTCGACTCGGCAGTCTAGAGCAAAACACCCCACCAGTACAAGCATCTCCTGCTAGGATGGATACCCCTCCTGGGGTGCCCAAGTTATACCCCTCCATTCCTTCCAAAGAAAAGCCAGAAAGACCCCCTCCCCCTAATTCTCTGATGGTACCAAGTCAGCCGCCTGCAGCAGATGGAAGTGTTGCAGCTGTGAGTCAGGGGCAAATTCCAGCTATGAGTCCATCATCTGCAAAACCTCTTTGTCTGCCAAATGAAGCACCACCTGCCTATACTCCTCAAGCCACCAATGGCCACTTCACTGTATCCTATGGCACAGACTCTGGGGAGTTTTCTTCTGTCAGTGAGGACTACTACAGCAACAAATGCACTCAGCCACCTCCCCTGGAAAACCTGGGAGTGGATGCAGATGAGCTGATCTTAATTCCCCAAGGAGTACAGATATTTTTTGTGACTCCTGATGGGCAGGTTAGTGCTCCTTCGTATCCTGGATATCTGCGCATCGTGAAGTTCTTGGATACAGATAGTGAAGCTGCTCGGAATCGTCCACCAGCATTTCTTCAG GTTTGTGACTGGTTGTATCCTCTGATGTGTACCCAGTCTCCTGTTCTGTGCTGCAACACTGGGGTCTACATGTTCCCTGACACCATGTCCCAGATACCAGGGTCCTACGTGGGAGTCGTGCTGTCTTCAGAACTTCCTGCAGCTGACAGAGAGCTGTTTGAGGATCTCTTGAAACAAATGTCTGACCTACGTATCCAG CCTTCTGAAGCCTCTAGTGATGCAGTTCACTTGCCTCAGACTGTGCATATCCAGCCACAACCTGAAGAAGCAGAAGATCAGAAAGAGTTACCAGAATGGAGTGAGAAAGTTGCCCATGGAATCTTGTCAG GTGCATCTTGGGTAAGCTGGGGCCTAATGAAAGGAGCAGAATACACGGGTAAAGCTATTCACAAAGGAGCTTCTAAACTGCGAGAGCACATTCAACCAGAAGAAAAGCCTGTGGAAGTCAACCCAACTGTAGCAAAGGGACTTCACGTAGCAAAACAGGCTACTGGAGGAGCTGTGAAAGTCAGCCAGTTCTTAG TTGAAGGAGTGTGTTCTATAGCGAGCTGTGTTGGAAAGGAGCTGGCTCCACATGTGAAGAAACATGGCAGCAAATTAGTTCCAGAATCCCTAAAGAAAGATAAGGATGGCAAATCTACTTTTGATGGTGCTCTGGTTGTAGCAGCAAGCGGAGTTCAAG GTTTTTCAACAGTGTGGCAAGGTTTAGAAAGTGCAGCGAAGTGCATTGCTAAAAGTGTTTCAACTGAGACTGTAAAAACGGTCAAATACAA GTATGGAGAGGATGCTGGCCATGCTACAGACAATGCTATGAATTCTGCAATCAATGTTGGTGTTACAGCATTTAACATTGAAAATATTGGTATCAAATCTGTTGTAAAGAGAACTGCAAAGGAAACCGGACATGCTGTGCTAGATGAATATAAAGTATTagataatgagaaaaagggtaaaaaatga
- the SPART gene encoding spartin isoform X1 — MEQLRDPVTQEDANIKAISEEYRKAFIFVNKGLNTDELGQREEARSYYEQGLDHLLRGVSIPSEGPACVGSQWESARQMQQKMRETLQNVRARLGSLEQNTPPVQASPARMDTPPGVPKLYPSIPSKEKPERPPPPNSLMVPSQPPAADGSVAAVSQGQIPAMSPSSAKPLCLPNEAPPAYTPQATNGHFTVSYGTDSGEFSSVSEDYYSNKCTQPPPLENLGVDADELILIPQGVQIFFVTPDGQVSAPSYPGYLRIVKFLDTDSEAARNRPPAFLQVCDWLYPLMCTQSPVLCCNTGVYMFPDTMSQIPGSYVGVVLSSELPAADRELFEDLLKQMSDLRIQVPGSHERVGLPSELPATKRAHFEDKFKQRSGHKVQPSEASSDAVHLPQTVHIQPQPEEAEDQKELPEWSEKVAHGILSGASWVSWGLMKGAEYTGKAIHKGASKLREHIQPEEKPVEVNPTVAKGLHVAKQATGGAVKVSQFLVEGVCSIASCVGKELAPHVKKHGSKLVPESLKKDKDGKSTFDGALVVAASGVQGFSTVWQGLESAAKCIAKSVSTETVKTVKYKYGEDAGHATDNAMNSAINVGVTAFNIENIGIKSVVKRTAKETGHAVLDEYKVLDNEKKGKK, encoded by the exons ATGGAACAACTACGGGATCCGGTTACACAAGAAGATGCAAATATTAAAGCCATTAGTGAAGAGTACAGGAAAGCCTTTATTTTTGTCAATAAAGGACTGAATACAGATGAACTGGGTCAGAGGGAAGAGGCAAGAAGTTACTATGAGCAAGGGCTTGACCACTTGCTCCGAGGAGTTAGCATTCCATCCGAGGGTCCTGCGTGTGTAGGGTCCCAGTGGGAGTCTGCCAGGCAAATGCAGCAGAAGATGAGGGAGACCCTGCAGAATGTTCGTGCTCGACTCGGCAGTCTAGAGCAAAACACCCCACCAGTACAAGCATCTCCTGCTAGGATGGATACCCCTCCTGGGGTGCCCAAGTTATACCCCTCCATTCCTTCCAAAGAAAAGCCAGAAAGACCCCCTCCCCCTAATTCTCTGATGGTACCAAGTCAGCCGCCTGCAGCAGATGGAAGTGTTGCAGCTGTGAGTCAGGGGCAAATTCCAGCTATGAGTCCATCATCTGCAAAACCTCTTTGTCTGCCAAATGAAGCACCACCTGCCTATACTCCTCAAGCCACCAATGGCCACTTCACTGTATCCTATGGCACAGACTCTGGGGAGTTTTCTTCTGTCAGTGAGGACTACTACAGCAACAAATGCACTCAGCCACCTCCCCTGGAAAACCTGGGAGTGGATGCAGATGAGCTGATCTTAATTCCCCAAGGAGTACAGATATTTTTTGTGACTCCTGATGGGCAGGTTAGTGCTCCTTCGTATCCTGGATATCTGCGCATCGTGAAGTTCTTGGATACAGATAGTGAAGCTGCTCGGAATCGTCCACCAGCATTTCTTCAG GTTTGTGACTGGTTGTATCCTCTGATGTGTACCCAGTCTCCTGTTCTGTGCTGCAACACTGGGGTCTACATGTTCCCTGACACCATGTCCCAGATACCAGGGTCCTACGTGGGAGTCGTGCTGTCTTCAGAACTTCCTGCAGCTGACAGAGAGCTGTTTGAGGATCTCTTGAAACAAATGTCTGACCTACGTATCCAG GTGCCAGGATCCCATGAGAGAGTAGGGTTACCTTCAGAGCTCCCAGCAACTAAGAGAGCACATTTTGAAGATAAATTTAAACAGAGGTCTGGCCACAAAGTCCAG CCTTCTGAAGCCTCTAGTGATGCAGTTCACTTGCCTCAGACTGTGCATATCCAGCCACAACCTGAAGAAGCAGAAGATCAGAAAGAGTTACCAGAATGGAGTGAGAAAGTTGCCCATGGAATCTTGTCAG GTGCATCTTGGGTAAGCTGGGGCCTAATGAAAGGAGCAGAATACACGGGTAAAGCTATTCACAAAGGAGCTTCTAAACTGCGAGAGCACATTCAACCAGAAGAAAAGCCTGTGGAAGTCAACCCAACTGTAGCAAAGGGACTTCACGTAGCAAAACAGGCTACTGGAGGAGCTGTGAAAGTCAGCCAGTTCTTAG TTGAAGGAGTGTGTTCTATAGCGAGCTGTGTTGGAAAGGAGCTGGCTCCACATGTGAAGAAACATGGCAGCAAATTAGTTCCAGAATCCCTAAAGAAAGATAAGGATGGCAAATCTACTTTTGATGGTGCTCTGGTTGTAGCAGCAAGCGGAGTTCAAG GTTTTTCAACAGTGTGGCAAGGTTTAGAAAGTGCAGCGAAGTGCATTGCTAAAAGTGTTTCAACTGAGACTGTAAAAACGGTCAAATACAA GTATGGAGAGGATGCTGGCCATGCTACAGACAATGCTATGAATTCTGCAATCAATGTTGGTGTTACAGCATTTAACATTGAAAATATTGGTATCAAATCTGTTGTAAAGAGAACTGCAAAGGAAACCGGACATGCTGTGCTAGATGAATATAAAGTATTagataatgagaaaaagggtaaaaaatga
- the SPART gene encoding spartin isoform X3, protein MFSLKSTVKSFLLFQVLCQPSALFGVMEQLRDPVTQEDANIKAISEEYRKAFIFVNKGLNTDELGQREEARSYYEQGLDHLLRGVSIPSEGPACVGSQWESARQMQQKMRETLQNVRARLGSLEQNTPPVQASPARMDTPPGVPKLYPSIPSKEKPERPPPPNSLMVPSQPPAADGSVAAVSQGQIPAMSPSSAKPLCLPNEAPPAYTPQATNGHFTVSYGTDSGEFSSVSEDYYSNKCTQPPPLENLGVDADELILIPQGVQIFFVTPDGQVSAPSYPGYLRIVKFLDTDSEAARNRPPAFLQVCDWLYPLMCTQSPVLCCNTGVYMFPDTMSQIPGSYVGVVLSSELPAADRELFEDLLKQMSDLRIQVPGSHERVGLPSELPATKRAHFEDKFKQRSGHKVQPSEASSDAVHLPQTVHIQPQPEEAEDQKELPEWSEKVAHGILSGASWVSWGLMKGAEYTGKAIHKGASKLREHIQPEEKPVEVNPTVAKGLHVAKQATGGAVKVSQFLVEGVCSIASCVGKELAPHVKKHGSKLVPESLKKDKDGKSTFDGALVVAASGVQGFSTVWQGLESAAKCIAKSVSTETVKTVKYKYKYRKYGDQQTTDTKSEKQ, encoded by the exons ATGTTTAGCTTGAAATCTACTGTGAagtccttcctccttttccaagTGCTCTGCCAACCAAGTGCATTATTTGGAG TAATGGAACAACTACGGGATCCGGTTACACAAGAAGATGCAAATATTAAAGCCATTAGTGAAGAGTACAGGAAAGCCTTTATTTTTGTCAATAAAGGACTGAATACAGATGAACTGGGTCAGAGGGAAGAGGCAAGAAGTTACTATGAGCAAGGGCTTGACCACTTGCTCCGAGGAGTTAGCATTCCATCCGAGGGTCCTGCGTGTGTAGGGTCCCAGTGGGAGTCTGCCAGGCAAATGCAGCAGAAGATGAGGGAGACCCTGCAGAATGTTCGTGCTCGACTCGGCAGTCTAGAGCAAAACACCCCACCAGTACAAGCATCTCCTGCTAGGATGGATACCCCTCCTGGGGTGCCCAAGTTATACCCCTCCATTCCTTCCAAAGAAAAGCCAGAAAGACCCCCTCCCCCTAATTCTCTGATGGTACCAAGTCAGCCGCCTGCAGCAGATGGAAGTGTTGCAGCTGTGAGTCAGGGGCAAATTCCAGCTATGAGTCCATCATCTGCAAAACCTCTTTGTCTGCCAAATGAAGCACCACCTGCCTATACTCCTCAAGCCACCAATGGCCACTTCACTGTATCCTATGGCACAGACTCTGGGGAGTTTTCTTCTGTCAGTGAGGACTACTACAGCAACAAATGCACTCAGCCACCTCCCCTGGAAAACCTGGGAGTGGATGCAGATGAGCTGATCTTAATTCCCCAAGGAGTACAGATATTTTTTGTGACTCCTGATGGGCAGGTTAGTGCTCCTTCGTATCCTGGATATCTGCGCATCGTGAAGTTCTTGGATACAGATAGTGAAGCTGCTCGGAATCGTCCACCAGCATTTCTTCAG GTTTGTGACTGGTTGTATCCTCTGATGTGTACCCAGTCTCCTGTTCTGTGCTGCAACACTGGGGTCTACATGTTCCCTGACACCATGTCCCAGATACCAGGGTCCTACGTGGGAGTCGTGCTGTCTTCAGAACTTCCTGCAGCTGACAGAGAGCTGTTTGAGGATCTCTTGAAACAAATGTCTGACCTACGTATCCAG GTGCCAGGATCCCATGAGAGAGTAGGGTTACCTTCAGAGCTCCCAGCAACTAAGAGAGCACATTTTGAAGATAAATTTAAACAGAGGTCTGGCCACAAAGTCCAG CCTTCTGAAGCCTCTAGTGATGCAGTTCACTTGCCTCAGACTGTGCATATCCAGCCACAACCTGAAGAAGCAGAAGATCAGAAAGAGTTACCAGAATGGAGTGAGAAAGTTGCCCATGGAATCTTGTCAG GTGCATCTTGGGTAAGCTGGGGCCTAATGAAAGGAGCAGAATACACGGGTAAAGCTATTCACAAAGGAGCTTCTAAACTGCGAGAGCACATTCAACCAGAAGAAAAGCCTGTGGAAGTCAACCCAACTGTAGCAAAGGGACTTCACGTAGCAAAACAGGCTACTGGAGGAGCTGTGAAAGTCAGCCAGTTCTTAG TTGAAGGAGTGTGTTCTATAGCGAGCTGTGTTGGAAAGGAGCTGGCTCCACATGTGAAGAAACATGGCAGCAAATTAGTTCCAGAATCCCTAAAGAAAGATAAGGATGGCAAATCTACTTTTGATGGTGCTCTGGTTGTAGCAGCAAGCGGAGTTCAAG GTTTTTCAACAGTGTGGCAAGGTTTAGAAAGTGCAGCGAAGTGCATTGCTAAAAGTGTTTCAACTGAGACTGTAAAAACGGTCAAATACAA atACAAATATAGGAAATATGGAGATCAGCAGACAACAGACACTAAGAGTGAAAAACAATAA